The nucleotide window CGCTCGCGTTCTCAGAGATGTCGGCGGCGCTTCTCACCTCGCGGTCCGAAGAGATCCTGCTTTCCCTTGCCTACTTCGTCGCGCCATCCCCACAAGGCCAAGCGCAGGCCGATGAGAGCGGGATGATCCCACTGGGATATGACAGATTGCAGGTGCCCGCGCAGACGGGCGTTGTGACCTTGCCGCAAGACGGCCTTGCCGCGATTGATCCGGCGCTGACTTTGGGGCCGGTCCTTGTCAACGCGAATGTCGGATCAGCGCGCGTAAGCGACGAGGATAACCTGCTGGACTGCGATTTCTTCGAAGGTGCGCTTCAGACGTTGCGCGCGCACACAATTACGCTTCATTGCACGCTCATTGCGGAAGAGGAGGCCATCGGCGATCTTTCCGGTTCCGAACTGGTCGGCCACGATTGGGTCGTTGAAGATGTCGCCGGGCGCGGGGTACCCGACGACGTCCGGTCCAGCCTGCGGTTCGACGGCGAGGGGCGTATGACGGGCGAGGCGGGCTGCAACCGCATCTTCGGAAGCTACACGCTCGATGGGTCTGCCCTGTCCGTCGGTGCGATTGGGATGACGCGAATGCTCTGCCCCGAACCGGTGATGGAGCATGAGGCGCGCTTCACGGCGATCCTGGAAAGCGTCAGCACCTTCCGCATTGACGAAACCGGCGCGTTGATCCTGGAGGCGGACGCGGCGACCTTCATTGTCGCACGCCAAGCGACGGCAGAGTGATCGAACATCGCTGACCGTGGGTGTGGCCCGCCTGTTTTAGCGGGCCAGTGTTGGTGTCAGTAGCCGCGCGGCGAATTGCGGCAATCTTCATACATGCGCCCGTCGGAGCACGTTACGAGGTTCGCCGTGTTGGGATCGGCCCCCGTGGCTCCTCTGAATGTGCCTTCGGCCTGTGCGTCGGGATTGTCGATCCGCATGCCCGTCGATCTCTCGAACGATCCGATATTCGGATCCGGGCCCTCATCGACACAGGCCGCAAGCGACAGGGCCATCAGGCCCATGGCTATCGTGGAAAACTTCATGGCATGTTCCTGTCTTTGTGGTGAATGAGGCAGTGACGCCACCGTGGTGGACCGCGACATGCATTGGGGTCAACGCCAACCGATGCCGCCCGCATCGGCTGCACCGTTCGCGCTGAGCGAACGAAGTGGGCCGCGGGTTTTAGCGTGATCAAACCGATGTTGTTGACGCCGAAACTTGAGTGGACGTGGAGTGGCGAAATTCCTGATTGTTCGGAGCCGCCGTCAGAGGAAGTCGCAAAGGAAGACCGCGACGGCTCTCGCGGGCCGTTCGTTCACCGCCACGTCGATCTATGCGCTCCCTTGGCACATATGGCTCCGCACCGTAGGTTCATATTGTTCGAGTCCAGCGGCAGGTGTTGTCGACGTTTTCCGGGCAATTCCGCTCGATCGTCGACGATGGCGTAGCCATACTTATCTCAATCGGAAGCCGCGTCATTTGCGTCGCGATCTGTTCGCTTGCGTAAAGTGAACGCAACGCGAGTTCTTCGAAATCATCAATTACATTCAGCTTTGTAAGCGCTGAGGATGTGTCGGGCAAAACCATGATCTCAACCACAACCACGGACCGCGCCCTGATCCAAACGCACAATTGCGTGGGTCGCCGGTTCAAATGCATAAGGTTTATTCACATTCTGACGGTCGCTGCGGCCATCGTCCTTACCGTGATCCCGGCAACCCGCGCGATTGGGCAGCAGGGCGACACGCCCCTCACCGTCGGCATCTACGAAAGTCCGCCATTCGTCATGTATCCCGATGATCAATCGCAAGAAGGGCTGGCGATTGACCTGTGGAACGAGCTCGCCGACAGGCTTGAGCGCGAGAGCACGTTCGTGCGTTTCGAAACCTTTGGGGATCTGACCCGCGCCGTCGAAAGCGGCCAGATCGACGTGGCCGTCACAAACCTGACGATCACCGAGGACCGTCACGCCCGCATGGATTTCACGCAGCCCTGGTTCGATGCGGGTCTTCGCATCATGGTGATGGACGAAGGCGCAACCGGCCTCCGGGCGCTCATCAATGGCCTGGCCGATGCCGGGCACCTTCGCGCCTATGGCTGGCTCGCTCTCGTGATCTTGATCGCGACATTCGCGTTCACCGTGTTCGACCGCCGCTTCGACAAGGATTTTCATCCGCGCTGGCGCGATGGCATGGCCCACAGTTTCTATTCCGTCATGCAGATCGCGACCTCCGGAAAGATGGCCGCGCGCAAGAACCTGTTTGGATGGATCGGGCGCATCGGGCAGGCGCTTTGGCTGATCGTCGGGATCGCGGTGGTCGCCTATATCACCTCGTCCGTCGTCTCTGTCATGACGACGCTGGCCATCACGGACCAGATCAACAGCCCCGAGGATTTGCCAGGTCAGCGTATTGGCGTGTTCGAGGGGAGCATCGCGCAGGAATTCGGGCAGGTGCGCGGCTACAACCTGCGGAGTTATTCAGGAATTGCGGGGGCTGTCGCACATCTGACCGACGGACGTATTGATGCAATCGTGGCTGACGCCCCGGTCCTCGAATACTTCGCTATTTCCAACCCGGACATGAACCTCAACGTGGTGGGGCCAATTTTCGAGCCGGACAGATACGGGTTCGCTTTGCCGCTGGACAGTGACCTGACCCGAGACCTGTCAAACCACATCCTGGCACTGTGGGAGGATGGCACCATCCGCGCCCTTGATACGGACTATTTCGGCCATGAGTGGTGATGGCCGACCCGATCACGGTAGGGGAGCATCGAGGGTTCATTTTCATCCGAGTTATTCTTCGTTCGCCCACACGCCACGGCGTAGCGCGCACCTTGGCCGATCACACGCGCTTCGTACAGGGCGCCGCTCGGTACGGTTTCTACAGGTAAAAGTGCTTCGCATCGTCCCCCAAGCCTCCTCACGCGGTCCACACCGAAAGATCCCGATATGTTGAAGCAAATACACGCCTTTGCCGATCGTCACGCGCTCGCCTTGGCGCTCGTCATCGTGCTCGGATATTTCGCCTACTTCTTCATTCCCGGCGCGCTGTCATCCAACAGCTTCGGACGCGGTGAGACCCACAGCGATGTCGCGTCGATGTCCGCGCAATTGACAGGCGAGCTGCTTTTGGCCGCCTCCATCCTTGCGTTGATCGTAGTGCTTGGCTGGACCAAATCCGCGCGGCTGACGACACCGTTGCGGCACCGATCCCTTTGGTGGCTCTTGCCACCGCTCCTCTTCACCTCGCTCATATTGCTCGTTGGATTGAGCGTGACCGGACCTGAGGGGCAGGGGCCGGGCCCCGCAGTCGCGGGCATTGTGGCGCTGCTGGCAACCGTGGCGCTTATCGGCATTTTCGAGGAGTTGCTGTTTCGCGGATTGCTCTTCCGGGGTATCG belongs to Hasllibacter sp. MH4015 and includes:
- a CDS encoding CPBP family intramembrane glutamic endopeptidase, encoding MLKQIHAFADRHALALALVIVLGYFAYFFIPGALSSNSFGRGETHSDVASMSAQLTGELLLAASILALIVVLGWTKSARLTTPLRHRSLWWLLPPLLFTSLILLVGLSVTGPEGQGPGPAVAGIVALLATVALIGIFEELLFRGLLFRGIEAKAGPLSALVGSSIIFGLMHYVNWVGGQPFGDTTVQVIHAAAGGFMYGAIMLMTGSIWPGVFLHAFWDGTVSVVSTIREAAAPELNTETSTLSSVENLPTEPAGGGIAELLFAGFEPVYGLIVMLAWLALRHRRTAATRMP
- a CDS encoding META domain-containing protein, translating into MSLIAGPGAAQEEGQARVTLAFSEMSAALLTSRSEEILLSLAYFVAPSPQGQAQADESGMIPLGYDRLQVPAQTGVVTLPQDGLAAIDPALTLGPVLVNANVGSARVSDEDNLLDCDFFEGALQTLRAHTITLHCTLIAEEEAIGDLSGSELVGHDWVVEDVAGRGVPDDVRSSLRFDGEGRMTGEAGCNRIFGSYTLDGSALSVGAIGMTRMLCPEPVMEHEARFTAILESVSTFRIDETGALILEADAATFIVARQATAE
- a CDS encoding transporter substrate-binding domain-containing protein — translated: MISTTTTDRALIQTHNCVGRRFKCIRFIHILTVAAAIVLTVIPATRAIGQQGDTPLTVGIYESPPFVMYPDDQSQEGLAIDLWNELADRLERESTFVRFETFGDLTRAVESGQIDVAVTNLTITEDRHARMDFTQPWFDAGLRIMVMDEGATGLRALINGLADAGHLRAYGWLALVILIATFAFTVFDRRFDKDFHPRWRDGMAHSFYSVMQIATSGKMAARKNLFGWIGRIGQALWLIVGIAVVAYITSSVVSVMTTLAITDQINSPEDLPGQRIGVFEGSIAQEFGQVRGYNLRSYSGIAGAVAHLTDGRIDAIVADAPVLEYFAISNPDMNLNVVGPIFEPDRYGFALPLDSDLTRDLSNHILALWEDGTIRALDTDYFGHEW